One Streptomyces formicae genomic window, GGAGCGCGGCAGGGAGATCCTCGAGGAACTCCTGACGGGCGCGGACGTCTTCGTGCAGAACCTCGCGCCCGGCGCCGCCGACCGGCTCGGCCTGGGCCAGGAGGCGCTGCGGGCCCGCCATCCGTCCCTGATCCCCTGCACCGTCAGCGGCTACGGCACGGACGGGCCGTGGGCCGACCGCAAGGCGTACGACCTGCTCGTGCAGTGCCAGACGGGGCTCCTCCAGCTCACCGGGACCCCCGAGGAGGCGGTGCGGGCGGGGATCTCGGTGGCCGACATCGCGGGCGGGATGTACGCGTACAGCGGCATCCTGTCGGCCCTGTTCACCCGGGCGACGACCGGGCGCGCGACGACCGTCGAGGTCTCGCTCTTCGACGCGCTCGCCGAATGGGTGAGCCAGCCCGCCTACTACACGCGCTACGGCGGCACCCAGCCACCGCGCGTGGGAGCCCGGCACGCGACGGTCGCCCCGTACGGCCCGTTCACCGCGGCGGACGGCAAGGACGTCCTGCTCTCCGTGCAGAACGAACGCGAATGGGCTTCCCTGTGCGCGGAGTTCCTCGGCAGGCCCGAGCTGGCGGACGATCCGCGGTTCGCCACGGGGGCCGATCGCGTGGCGCACCGCGACGAGCTCGACGCGATCATCTCCGCACGCTGCGCAGGACTCGGCAGCGACGAGATGATGACGCTGCTCGACCGCGCCAACATCGCCAACGCGGGCGTCAATTCGGTCCACGAGTTCCTCGACCACCCCGTCCTGACCGAGCGCGGACGCTGGCAGGACATCCAGGTGCCGGGCACGGACGCACCGGTGCAGGCACTGCTGCCGCCCGCCGCCCTAGGCGGAGTGACACCGCGCATGGACCCGGTGCCCGCGGCGGGCGAGCACACCGAGGCGATCCTGCGCGAGCTGGGCCGAGACCCGGACGAGATCGCACGGCTGCGCGCGGAAGGAGTCTGCCGGTGAGCGCCCTGGACACCCTGCCCGCCGAGGAGCGGCTGGTCGTGACGACCGTACGGGACTTCGTCGACGAGCAAGTCAAGCCGGTCGTGCGGGAGTTGGAGCACTCCGACACCTACCCCGATGCCCTCATCGAGGGCATGAAGGAGCTCGGCGTCTTCGGACTCGCCGTCCCCGAGGAGTTCGGCGGCACCCCCGTCTCCACCTCCTGCTACGTCCTGGTCACCGAGGAACTGGCGCGCGGCTGGATGAGCCTGGCGGGCGCGATGGGCGGCCACACGGTCGTCGCGAAGCTCCTCGTGCACTACGGCACCGCGGCCCAGCGGAGCCACTGGCTGCCCCGCATGGCCACCGGCGAGGTGCGCGCGACCATGGCGCTGACCGAGCCGGAGGGCGGCTCCGACCTCCAGGCGCTGCGCACGGTGGCCCGCCGCGACGGGGACGCGTACGTCGTCGACGGAGCGAAGACGTGGATCACCAACTCCCGCCGCTCACAACTGATCGCGCTGCTCTGCAAGACCGATCCGGCCGCCGAGCCCCGCCACCGCGGCATCTCCGTGCTGCTCGCCGAGCACGGCCCCGGCCTCACCGTCTCGCGCGACCTGCCGAAGCTCGGCTACAAGGGAGTGGAGAGCTGCGAGCTGTCCTTCGACGGCCTGCGCGTGCCCGCCGACGCGCTCCTCGGCGGCATCGAGGGCCGGGGCTTCGGGCAGATGATGAAGGGTCTTGAGACGGGCCGCCTCCAGGTCGCCGCCCGCGCGCTCGGGGTGGGCCGCGCCGCGTTCGAGGACGCGCTGCGCTACGCCCAGGAGCGCGAGTCCTTCGGCGTGCCGATCTGGCAGCACCAGTCCATCGGCAACTACCTCGCCGACATGGCGACTTCGCTCTCCGCGGCCCGCCAGCTCACCCTGCACGCGGCCCGCGAGGCCGACGCGGGGCGGCGCGTGGACATGGAGGCGGGCATGGCCAAGCTCTTCGCGTCCGAGACGGCCATGCGGATCACCCTGGACGCGGTGCGCATCCACGGCGGGCACGGCTACTCCACGGAGTTCGACGTCGAACGCTACTTCCGCGACGCTCCGTTGATGATCGTCGGCGAGGGCACCAACGAGATCCAGCGCAATGTGATCGCGCGTCAGCTCGTCGCGCGCGGCGGCCTTGACGCCTGAGCGGCGCGTCGCGTCAGACGACGCCGAGCCCTTCGACGACGACCGCGTTCGGCAGCCCGGCGAGCACCTTGCCGGGCACGATCAGCTTGCCGCGTCGGCTGCCGCTGCCCACCAGGACGTACGACAGATCGGCGACGGCCGGGTCGACGAGCACCGGCCACGCGGCGGGCAGCCCGATCGGCGTGATGCCGCCGTACTCCATGCCGGTCTCGCCCGTGGCCGTCTCCATCGGGGCGAACGACGCCTTGCGGGCGCCGAGTTGGCGGCGGACCGCGCCGTTCACGTCCACCCGCGTCCCGGACAGCACGACGCACGCGGCGAGCGTGGTCTCGCCGCCGCGCTTGCCCGCGACGACGACGCAGTTGGCGGACCGACCGAGCAGCTCGGGCCCGTAGTGCTCGAGGAAGGTGGCGGTGTCGGCCCACCGCGGGTCGGTGTCGACGTGCACCAGCTCCTCGGCCCCCACGGCACCGGCCAGGGTTCGTACGGCGTCGGCGACGGGTGCGACGAGCAGGTCGAGGGCTTCGGGAGCGGGGTGGACGACGTCGAAGTCACCGAGGGGAGCGCGCATGGCGGCACGGTAACAGCCGTCAGTAGGAGGCGGCGTGGGCGGGCGGCACCGAGACCGACATCGTCATCGTGACCGGCTCCGCGCCCTTGTTGTGGTAGCCGTGCGGCACGTCGGCCTCGAACGTGGCGGCGCTGCCCGCGGGGACCTGGTGCTCGGCGCCGTCGACGAGCAGCGTCAGTTCGCCCGCCGAAACGTGCAACAGCTCGACGGTGCCCGGCGGATGGGCGTCGGAGTCCGTGCCCTCGCCCGGCATCAGCCGCCAGGACCACAGCTCGAAGGGGCCCCGCGCGTCGGTGCCGACCAGGAGCGTGGTGCTGCTCCCCGCGTCCGTGGACCACATGCGCACCGCCTGCTCCGGCGGCACCAGCCGGACGTGCGAGCCCTGTTCGTAGTCGAGGAGCGTGGTGATGCTGACGCCGAGCGCGTCGGCGAGCTTGACCGTGATGCCGACGCTGGGGTTGGTCCTGGCCTGCTCGATCTGGATGATCATGCCGCGGCTGACGCCCGCGCGGGCCGCGAGGGTGTCGAGGGTGAAGCCCCTCTCGCCGCGCCAGCGCTTGAGGTTGCGCGCGAGCGACTGGGTCAGCTGGTCGAGGTCCGACACATTCCGTCCAATTTCCTGGGTGACGGGGTTCAGGGCACTGAACGTCAGGTCACTGAACTACGGCGTGGTGCACCTGATGGTTCCCGGTGGTTCAACACACTGTACTGCGAGGACCCTCGCACCACCCCGACGGAGAGAGGACGCTCGCACCACGCCGACGGAGAAGGGCCTACGCCTTCTCCGACTCCCCCAGCGCCACCAACTGTTCCGGCGTGACCCCGTCGGGTATCGGCACGGGCGCGGGCGTGCGCAACGGCGGCTCCCACCCGCGCTCGGCGTCCCACGTCCGCACCACCTTGGCCGGGGCGCCCGCCACGACCGCGTGGTCGGGCACCGCGCCACGGACGACCGCGCCCGCCGCGACGACGACGTTGCGTCCGATCCGCGCCCCGGGCAGAATCACCGCCCCTGTGCCGATCCAGCAGCCGGAACCGATCTCCACCGGCTCCATCCTCGGCCACTGCTTCCCGATCGGCGTGTGCGGATCGTCGTACGAGTGGTTGGTGGACGTCACGTACACATAGGGCCCGAAGTAGCAGTCGTCGCCGATGGAGACCGTGGTGTCGGCGATGACGTGGCTGCCCCGTCCGAGCACGACGCCGTTGCCGATGCGCAGGATCGGGTCGGGTCCGAGGTCGAGGTCCGGCATCATCCCGGCGGTGAGCGTGACGTGCTCCCCGACGATGCAGTGGTCGCCGAGCCTGATCCAGGGCTCCCCGAAGACCGTGCCCTGCGGGAACGCGAGCTTGGTGCCCTCGCCGATCGCCCCGAACCGCAGCCGCCCGGGGTGCGCCGACGTCACCGCGCCCGTGCGCTGCACCCAGGACCAGCCCGCGTGGACGGCGCGCTGCGCGATGCGGCGCCGCGCGGCGGCAAGGGATGAGAACGTGTTCCTGTTCTTCGGCACGCGCTCACGTTACTCAGTGGCCCGGAGCCGCGCAGGCCCCCGCCCTGTGATCTTCACCCCACGCGGCGGCCCGCGCCCCGGCGTCCCGTACGGTGCCGTCAGGCGCGACGTCACACAGACGCACGGAAGCAGGGAGCGAGTCGATGGGCCACGAGGCACTCATCACCGGCATCGGCGGCAAGGACCCGAAGATCGACCAGGACGCCTTCACCGCGCCCACGTCCGTCGTGCTAGGCGAGGTGACGCTGCACGCGGGCGCGAGCACCTGGTACGGCGCGGTGCTGCGCGCCGACTGCGGGCCCATCGTCATCGGCGCCGAGAGCAACATCCAGGACAACTGCACCCTGCACGTCGACCCGGGCTTCCCCATCACGGTCGGCGAGCGCGTCTCGGTCGGTCACAACGCCGTCCTGCACGGCTGCACCGTCGAGGACGACTGCCTGATCGGCATGGGCGCCACCGTCCTCAACGGCGCGGTGATCGGGGCCGGTTCCCTGGTCGCGGCGCAGGCGCTCGTGCCCCAGGGCATGGAGGTGCCCCCGGGCTCGCTCGTCGCGGGCGTGCCCGCGAAGGTACGCAGGCAGCTCACGGACGAGGAGCGCGAGGGCATCTCCCTGAACGGCACGATGTACGTCGAGCTGGCCAAGGCCCACCGCGACGCGCACGCCACCGGGTGACCCCGACCGGGTGAAGCGGGCCGGGTGGCTCAGTCGGTGGCCGGGACGGACTGCCGCTCGGCCACCGTGGCCTCGGCACCGGTGCCGGTACCTGCGGTACCGGCACGCTCCGCCTCGGCCGCCGCCTTCTTCGCCCGGCGCTTGACCAGCAGCATCGAGGCGAGCCCGATCAGCACGGCGGCGGCGAGCCCCAGGTACGAGAAGCGCTTGAGCCAGTCCTCGGCGACCACGCCGATGTAGTAGATGACGGCGGTGGTGCCGCCCGCCCAGACGATGCCGCCGAGGACGTTGGCGATCAGGAACTTCCAGTACGGCATGCGCAGTACGCCCGCGAGCGGTCCCGCGAAGATCCGCAGCAGGGCGACGAAGCGGCCGAAGAAGACCGCCCACATGCCCCACTTCTGGAAGGACCGCTCGGCGCTCGCCACGTTCGCCGCATTGAAGTGCTTGGGGAACTTCCGCTCCAGCCAGGCAAGGAGCGGCCGTCCGCCCTTGCGCCCGATGGCGTACCCGATCGAGTCACCGATGATGGCGCCCGCGCTCGCGCACGCACCGAGCACGACGGGGTCGATGTCGCCGTGCTGGGACGACAGGAGCGCCGCGGAGATCAGGACGATCTCGCCGGGCAGCGGAATGCCCAGGCTCTCCAGGCCGATGACGAGGGCCACCAGCGCGTAGATGCTGACGGCTGGTACGTGCTCCAGCCACTCCTGGACGTGCAACGCCGGTTCCTCCGTAATGCTGTGCGTACGAGACGGGCAGCCTACCGGGAGGTGTTCACTCCGAAGGAACGGCGTCCCAGAGATCGCAGCGGTGCTCGCCGTGCGCGGTCGCGCTGATCACGGTCCCGCCGGCCGACGCGGTGCGCAGGGACAGCACCCGCCCCGGCCGGGTGCGCTGGTCGGGCGCGGTGGGCGCGCCGTGCGCGCGCGGCACGCCGTCGCGGACGAACGAACCCCAGTACCGCACCATCTGCCGTGAAAGGGCCCTCTGTTCGGCGTTGAGCGGTGAGACGAGACCGAAGTGCTTGAAGAGGTACTGCACCTCGTTGACGTGCGTCGCGCCGAAGTCGAAGTCCGTGTCGAGCTTGCGCAGCGAGGCGAACGGCGGCGAGGTACGGTCGGCGAACTCGTAGGCGTAGACGGGCCCGCGCCCCGCGAGCGCCTTGTTCATCCGCAGGGCGGTGCAGGCGAACATGCGGTCCCCGACCGCCGCCGCGTAGGCGAGGGTCGGCGAGGCGTGGGCACGGAGCGGGTACTCCTTCAGGACGCGGCCGCCCAGCTCGGGCCCGTACGCCTCGGTGAGCGCGGGTCCGTACCGCTCGGCGGTCAGCGGGGTGCCCCGCCCGTCGAACTGGGAGAAGGCGAAGAGGCGTCCCTCGTCGCTGTTGGCGCCGTTCAGGACCGGGACACGGGCCGCGCTCCCGTTCTCGTACGCCCGTTTGGGCTGGACCGGCAGGAAGGCGCCGCCGACGACCGGGCCCCAGTCGAAGCCGGCCTGTGCGGCGAGGATCTCCTCGGCGGGCCTGGCCCGCAGGCAGGCGAGTGCGGTCGCCGGGTCGGGGCAGCCCGCCTTCTTCGCGAACGCCGTGCCGTCGCCGACGGCCCGCCGGTGCTCGCGGCCCGCGCAGTCGCCGTACGCGCCGCTCTCCACGATGGCCGCGCGGTACAGGCCGCGCGCGGTGGGCGAGGCGAGCAGGGTGCAGACGGAGCGGCCGCCCGCGGACTCGCCCGCGATGGTGACGCGGCCCGGATCACCGCCGAAACGGGCGACGTTGGCGCGCACCCAGCGCAGCGCGGCCTGCTGGTCGAGCAGTCCGTAGTTGCCGGAGACGCGGTCGGACGCCTCGCCGTCGAGCCCTTCGGCGGCGAGGAACCCCATGGCTCCCAGGCGGTAGTTGACGGTGACGACCACGGTGCCGGTCTCGCGGGCGAAGGTGTCGGGCACGATGTCCTCGCCCGCGCCCGCGGTGAGCCCGCCGCCGTGCAGCCAGACCATCACGGGGCGGTGGCGCGCGTCTTTGGGGGTGTACACATTGAGGTCGAGGCAGTCCTCGGTGTGGCTGGGCTTCTCGTAACCCGGGTCCCAACTCGCTGTCTGTACGCAGCGGTTGCCGAATGCGGTGGCCCCGCGCACGCCGCCCCAGGGTTCGGCGGGCCGGGGCTCCTTCCAGCGCAGGGCGCCGACGGGCTGCTCCGCGTACGGAATCCCGAGGAACTGCCGCCCCTGCGACGTGGCTGACCCGCGCACCCACCCGGCGTCGGTGCGCACGAGCGCCCGGTCGGCTGCCGCGCCACTCCCGCTCCTCTCCTGCGCCTGTGCCTGCTGCGGCACGAGCGTGGCCGCGGCGGCCGCCGCCAGGGCGGCGACGACCGACGCGGCGCGTCGTATCCGGCTTCTCCTCATGATCTGGCTCCCTTGACGACGACGGTTCCCGAAAGGATCAACTCACGTGCGCTGGTGCCCACTTGCACGGTTCTGCGTCCCGTGCCGAGCACCCAGTCGTGCCGTTCGACGTCCCACGTGGAGAGGGTCCGCCCGGCCACCCGTACGGTCAGGCGCCGCCGCTCCCCCGCACGCAGCAGGACCCGCCGGTAGCCGCCGAGCACCCGCGGGGCCCGGGGCGCCCGCACGTCGGGTGACGGGCCGACGTACACCTGCGCCACGGTGACGCCGTCACGGGCCCCGGTGTTGCGTACGGTGAACTCCGCCTCGACGCCGTCGCGTCCCGACCGACGGACCGTCAGATCCGAGTAGGCGAAGGTGGTGTACGACATCCCGTGCCCGAACGGGAAGAGCGGCCGCACCCCTTCGGCGTCGTACCAGCGGTAGCCGACGCGGATGCCCTCCGTGTACTCCTCGACGCCGTCCACGCCCGGGTATCGACGCCGGTCACCGGCCGTCGGGTGGTGGTCGTCGTCCACGGGGAACGTCTGGGTGAGCCGCCCGCCGGGGTCGCGGTCCCCGAACAGGACGGCGGCGGTGGCGGCCGCGCCCTCCTGCCCGGGGTAGTACATCTGCAGGACGGCGGCGGTCCGCTCCAGCCACGGCATGGCGGTCGCCGACGAGGTGTTGAGGACCACCGCCGTCCGCGGGTTGGCCGCCGTCACCGCTCTGATCAGCGCCTCCTGGTGCCCCGGCAGGGCGAGCGCCGTGCGGTCCTGGCCCTCCGTGGCGTCCTCGTACGCGAAGAGGACGACGGCGTGCGCGCCGCGCGCCGCCCGTACGGCCTCGGCGACGTCGGCCGCCCGGGTGGCTGCCGTGACGCGCCTCAGCCGGAACGTCTGCCCCTGGTCGCCGCCCTTCGCCCGGATCCTCAGGCGGTGCCCGCCCCGCGTGAGGGGCCGCGTGGCGCGGCGCACGCTCAGCCCGTCGGGCGCCGTCGACGTCAGGCCGCCGGTGAAGAACTCGCCGACGCCGGGCCGCGGGGGAAACAGCTCCGCGCCGTCCAGCTCCACCGCGGGCCGCTCCCCGGAGTAGTGCACGACGAACATCCACTCGTCCCTGTCCCGCACGGTGAGCGTCCCCTCGTACGACCAGTCCCTGCCCGCGGCGACCTCCTGGCCCTCCGGGTCGAAGCCGGGCGTGAGCGCGGACTCGGGCAGCGGCTTGCCGTAGAGGTCCTCACCGAGGGAGTAGGTGACGCGGGCGCCCTTCCCCGCGCGGGACTTGAGGGCGTCCAGCGGTGCCTGCGCGTGGTCGGGCACGACGTGGGCGCTGCCGCCGCCGCTGACGAACGGGTACATGCCGGTGGGGCCGATGACGGCGATGTCGCGGGCCGCGCGGCCGGTCAGGGGCAGCATGCCGGACGCGTTGCGCAACAGCGTGGCACCCGCCTCGGCCACCTCCCTGGCGACGGCGGCACCGGCCTTCGGATCGCGCTCCGGCCGCCTCGGGGCGCTCCCGTCGAGCAGCCCGAACCGGTCCATGACGCCGAGGATCC contains:
- a CDS encoding CaiB/BaiF CoA transferase family protein; this translates as MPHPLPLAGITVVSLEQAVAAPFATRQLADLGARVIKVERPGGDFARRYDTTVHGQASYFVWLNRSKESLTLDLKSERGREILEELLTGADVFVQNLAPGAADRLGLGQEALRARHPSLIPCTVSGYGTDGPWADRKAYDLLVQCQTGLLQLTGTPEEAVRAGISVADIAGGMYAYSGILSALFTRATTGRATTVEVSLFDALAEWVSQPAYYTRYGGTQPPRVGARHATVAPYGPFTAADGKDVLLSVQNEREWASLCAEFLGRPELADDPRFATGADRVAHRDELDAIISARCAGLGSDEMMTLLDRANIANAGVNSVHEFLDHPVLTERGRWQDIQVPGTDAPVQALLPPAALGGVTPRMDPVPAAGEHTEAILRELGRDPDEIARLRAEGVCR
- a CDS encoding acyl-CoA dehydrogenase family protein, coding for MSALDTLPAEERLVVTTVRDFVDEQVKPVVRELEHSDTYPDALIEGMKELGVFGLAVPEEFGGTPVSTSCYVLVTEELARGWMSLAGAMGGHTVVAKLLVHYGTAAQRSHWLPRMATGEVRATMALTEPEGGSDLQALRTVARRDGDAYVVDGAKTWITNSRRSQLIALLCKTDPAAEPRHRGISVLLAEHGPGLTVSRDLPKLGYKGVESCELSFDGLRVPADALLGGIEGRGFGQMMKGLETGRLQVAARALGVGRAAFEDALRYAQERESFGVPIWQHQSIGNYLADMATSLSAARQLTLHAAREADAGRRVDMEAGMAKLFASETAMRITLDAVRIHGGHGYSTEFDVERYFRDAPLMIVGEGTNEIQRNVIARQLVARGGLDA
- a CDS encoding YbaK/EbsC family protein — encoded protein: MRAPLGDFDVVHPAPEALDLLVAPVADAVRTLAGAVGAEELVHVDTDPRWADTATFLEHYGPELLGRSANCVVVAGKRGGETTLAACVVLSGTRVDVNGAVRRQLGARKASFAPMETATGETGMEYGGITPIGLPAAWPVLVDPAVADLSYVLVGSGSRRGKLIVPGKVLAGLPNAVVVEGLGVV
- a CDS encoding helix-turn-helix domain-containing protein; the encoded protein is MSDLDQLTQSLARNLKRWRGERGFTLDTLAARAGVSRGMIIQIEQARTNPSVGITVKLADALGVSITTLLDYEQGSHVRLVPPEQAVRMWSTDAGSSTTLLVGTDARGPFELWSWRLMPGEGTDSDAHPPGTVELLHVSAGELTLLVDGAEHQVPAGSAATFEADVPHGYHNKGAEPVTMTMSVSVPPAHAASY
- a CDS encoding acyltransferase; amino-acid sequence: MPKNRNTFSSLAAARRRIAQRAVHAGWSWVQRTGAVTSAHPGRLRFGAIGEGTKLAFPQGTVFGEPWIRLGDHCIVGEHVTLTAGMMPDLDLGPDPILRIGNGVVLGRGSHVIADTTVSIGDDCYFGPYVYVTSTNHSYDDPHTPIGKQWPRMEPVEIGSGCWIGTGAVILPGARIGRNVVVAAGAVVRGAVPDHAVVAGAPAKVVRTWDAERGWEPPLRTPAPVPIPDGVTPEQLVALGESEKA
- a CDS encoding gamma carbonic anhydrase family protein, which translates into the protein MGHEALITGIGGKDPKIDQDAFTAPTSVVLGEVTLHAGASTWYGAVLRADCGPIVIGAESNIQDNCTLHVDPGFPITVGERVSVGHNAVLHGCTVEDDCLIGMGATVLNGAVIGAGSLVAAQALVPQGMEVPPGSLVAGVPAKVRRQLTDEEREGISLNGTMYVELAKAHRDAHATG
- a CDS encoding DedA family protein gives rise to the protein MHVQEWLEHVPAVSIYALVALVIGLESLGIPLPGEIVLISAALLSSQHGDIDPVVLGACASAGAIIGDSIGYAIGRKGGRPLLAWLERKFPKHFNAANVASAERSFQKWGMWAVFFGRFVALLRIFAGPLAGVLRMPYWKFLIANVLGGIVWAGGTTAVIYYIGVVAEDWLKRFSYLGLAAAVLIGLASMLLVKRRAKKAAAEAERAGTAGTGTGAEATVAERQSVPATD
- a CDS encoding carboxylesterase/lipase family protein; translated protein: MRRSRIRRAASVVAALAAAAAATLVPQQAQAQERSGSGAAADRALVRTDAGWVRGSATSQGRQFLGIPYAEQPVGALRWKEPRPAEPWGGVRGATAFGNRCVQTASWDPGYEKPSHTEDCLDLNVYTPKDARHRPVMVWLHGGGLTAGAGEDIVPDTFARETGTVVVTVNYRLGAMGFLAAEGLDGEASDRVSGNYGLLDQQAALRWVRANVARFGGDPGRVTIAGESAGGRSVCTLLASPTARGLYRAAIVESGAYGDCAGREHRRAVGDGTAFAKKAGCPDPATALACLRARPAEEILAAQAGFDWGPVVGGAFLPVQPKRAYENGSAARVPVLNGANSDEGRLFAFSQFDGRGTPLTAERYGPALTEAYGPELGGRVLKEYPLRAHASPTLAYAAAVGDRMFACTALRMNKALAGRGPVYAYEFADRTSPPFASLRKLDTDFDFGATHVNEVQYLFKHFGLVSPLNAEQRALSRQMVRYWGSFVRDGVPRAHGAPTAPDQRTRPGRVLSLRTASAGGTVISATAHGEHRCDLWDAVPSE
- a CDS encoding beta-glucosidase family protein, producing MSDSVSRRSALGLLGGAITVAAAITAGAAPPSYAAVRARRDPGAGPRVESLIGRLTLDEKISLLHGADDPEGRGQAGYVPGVPRLGIPPLRLADGPAGVRVAARATALPAPVLLASAFDPELARRYGRVIGREGRALGQDVLLSPMVNLIRTPYAGRNFETFGEDPLLAAELVAEEIKGIQGEGLIATVKHFALNNQEKDRMSVDVRVDERTLHETELRGFEAAVAAGAGSVMGAYNKVNGAFACENKTLLSDVLRELWGFEGWVMTDWFAQHSTVAAIAAGLDMEMPDDGYFGAALKRAVQDGSVPEAQVDRSVRRILGVMDRFGLLDGSAPRRPERDPKAGAAVAREVAEAGATLLRNASGMLPLTGRAARDIAVIGPTGMYPFVSGGGSAHVVPDHAQAPLDALKSRAGKGARVTYSLGEDLYGKPLPESALTPGFDPEGQEVAAGRDWSYEGTLTVRDRDEWMFVVHYSGERPAVELDGAELFPPRPGVGEFFTGGLTSTAPDGLSVRRATRPLTRGGHRLRIRAKGGDQGQTFRLRRVTAATRAADVAEAVRAARGAHAVVLFAYEDATEGQDRTALALPGHQEALIRAVTAANPRTAVVLNTSSATAMPWLERTAAVLQMYYPGQEGAAATAAVLFGDRDPGGRLTQTFPVDDDHHPTAGDRRRYPGVDGVEEYTEGIRVGYRWYDAEGVRPLFPFGHGMSYTTFAYSDLTVRRSGRDGVEAEFTVRNTGARDGVTVAQVYVGPSPDVRAPRAPRVLGGYRRVLLRAGERRRLTVRVAGRTLSTWDVERHDWVLGTGRRTVQVGTSARELILSGTVVVKGARS